The Geotoga petraea genome has a segment encoding these proteins:
- a CDS encoding peptidylprolyl isomerase, with translation MSENKVLAIVNGNEITEQDVNILLQRLGQRGQQFQSPEGKKHLLQELINQELMYAEAIETEMDKDEEFIDELESAKKEILKNYAIKKLFEDVDIDDIEVKKYYEENKAQFKKPESIKASHILLKTEEKANEIKEKLDNGESFEELAREYSTCPSKEQGGDLGFFTKGQMVPEFENVAFNMEEGNISGPVKTQFGYHVIKLTDRQPAQEANFEEVKDQLKQQLLAMKQSQVYMNKGNELKEKFEVEIKG, from the coding sequence ATGTCAGAAAACAAAGTGTTAGCTATAGTTAACGGAAATGAAATTACAGAGCAAGATGTAAACATTTTACTTCAAAGATTAGGTCAAAGAGGACAGCAATTTCAATCACCAGAAGGTAAAAAACACTTATTACAAGAATTAATCAATCAGGAATTAATGTATGCAGAAGCTATTGAAACAGAAATGGATAAAGATGAAGAATTTATAGATGAATTAGAGTCAGCAAAAAAAGAAATTTTAAAGAACTATGCAATCAAAAAACTATTCGAAGATGTAGATATTGATGATATAGAGGTAAAAAAATATTATGAAGAAAATAAAGCTCAATTCAAAAAACCAGAAAGCATTAAAGCTTCACACATTCTTTTGAAAACAGAAGAAAAAGCAAATGAAATCAAAGAAAAATTAGACAATGGAGAATCTTTTGAAGAATTGGCAAGAGAGTATTCAACTTGCCCTTCAAAAGAACAAGGTGGAGACTTGGGTTTCTTTACTAAAGGACAAATGGTTCCAGAATTTGAAAATGTTGCTTTTAATATGGAAGAAGGAAACATCAGTGGCCCAGTAAAAACACAATTTGGATACCATGTAATAAAATTAACAGATAGACAACCTGCCCAAGAAGCAAACTTTGAAGAAGTAAAAGATCAACTAAAACAACAATTATTGGCAATGAAACAGTCACAAGTATACATGAACAAAGGAAATGAATTAAAAGAAAAATTTGAAGTAGAAATCAAGGGATAA
- the hisC gene encoding histidinol-phosphate transaminase, which translates to MDIDYKNNSGDLICLDKNESPYNLPAKIREEISLKILNTKFNRYPDFNSENVISKIANFEKLQPENINIGNGSDELLDLIILNTKGKVIINTPTFGMYEFFAKKHGKQLKKIPLNENFQFQINKKDINSKDDLVIICSPNNPTGTEIQEDRLIEILDTGVNVLLDEAYYSFSDKDYKFLIKEYNNLIITRTFSKAFGLAAIRAGYSISSIKYSLEIRKLVSPFSLNKLSEIVIEKILENYEEIEKSTEEIKKNRDRIYANFKKYSIESKTNFVLLKFEDADFVYNQLFSEGIVTRKYNEELEQFIRVTVGNEYETKTFIKALSNILKKL; encoded by the coding sequence ATGGATATAGATTATAAAAACAACAGTGGAGATTTGATTTGTTTAGACAAGAATGAAAGTCCGTATAATCTTCCAGCAAAGATAAGAGAAGAGATTTCGTTAAAAATTTTAAATACCAAATTTAATAGATATCCAGATTTTAATTCGGAGAATGTCATTTCGAAAATAGCTAATTTCGAAAAATTACAACCTGAAAATATAAATATTGGTAACGGAAGTGACGAATTATTAGATCTCATTATATTGAATACCAAAGGGAAAGTAATAATTAACACCCCAACGTTTGGTATGTACGAATTTTTTGCAAAAAAACATGGAAAACAATTAAAAAAAATACCTTTGAACGAGAATTTTCAGTTTCAGATAAATAAAAAGGATATAAATTCAAAAGATGATCTTGTGATTATTTGCTCTCCAAATAACCCAACAGGAACAGAAATACAGGAAGATAGATTAATAGAAATATTAGATACTGGAGTAAATGTTCTTTTAGATGAAGCTTATTACAGTTTTAGCGATAAAGATTATAAGTTTTTAATAAAGGAATATAATAACTTAATAATAACAAGGACATTTTCAAAAGCCTTTGGATTAGCTGCAATAAGGGCTGGATATAGCATTTCCTCTATTAAATATAGTTTAGAAATAAGAAAGTTAGTATCCCCGTTTTCACTTAATAAGTTATCTGAAATAGTCATAGAAAAAATATTGGAAAACTATGAAGAAATTGAAAAAAGTACAGAAGAAATAAAAAAGAATAGAGATAGAATTTATGCAAATTTTAAGAAATACTCTATAGAATCGAAGACGAATTTCGTTTTATTAAAGTTTGAAGATGCTGATTTTGTATATAATCAGTTATTCTCAGAAGGAATTGTTACGAGAAAATATAATGAAGAGCTAGAACAATTCATAAGAGTTACAGTAGGAAATGAATATGAAACTAAAACTTTTATTAAGGCTCTGTCAAATATATTAAAAAAGCTTTAA
- the hisIE gene encoding bifunctional phosphoribosyl-AMP cyclohydrolase/phosphoribosyl-ATP diphosphatase HisIE encodes MILSNDLLNKIDWEKGNGLVPIVVQDEEKEVLTLGYMNKEALERTLKSRNLFYYSRTKNRIRMKGEISGNFQFLKDIRLDCDNDALLLTVEQIGPACHLGTKSCFSEKVELPKEEDRIDYSYSILQELENVIKSRKENPDEKSYTSFLFKEGKEKIFKKFGEEAVEVLVAENRERRIYETADMIYHLLVVLSYEGISFSEILKELKGRRK; translated from the coding sequence ATGATTTTATCAAATGATTTGTTAAATAAAATAGACTGGGAAAAAGGGAACGGATTAGTTCCAATTGTAGTTCAAGATGAAGAAAAAGAGGTTTTAACTTTAGGTTATATGAATAAAGAAGCTTTGGAAAGAACTTTGAAATCAAGAAATTTATTTTATTATTCAAGAACAAAAAACAGGATTAGAATGAAAGGTGAGATAAGTGGAAATTTTCAATTTTTAAAAGATATTAGATTAGATTGCGACAACGATGCTCTACTTTTAACTGTAGAACAAATAGGTCCAGCTTGTCACCTCGGGACAAAAAGTTGTTTTTCTGAAAAAGTGGAATTACCAAAAGAAGAAGACAGGATAGATTATTCTTACTCGATTTTACAAGAGTTAGAAAATGTTATAAAATCAAGAAAAGAGAATCCAGACGAAAAATCATATACTTCTTTTTTATTCAAAGAAGGGAAAGAAAAAATCTTCAAAAAATTTGGAGAAGAAGCCGTCGAAGTGTTGGTTGCTGAAAATAGGGAAAGAAGAATTTACGAGACAGCTGATATGATTTATCATTTGTTGGTTGTTTTAAGTTATGAAGGTATTTCTTTTTCTGAAATTTTAAAAGAGTTGAAGGGAAGAAGAAAATAA
- a CDS encoding glycerol-3-phosphate responsive antiterminator, which produces MSIKFNSKTIPGIRDINEIKNACYTSSDVLFLLSGNINDLKGIKEICEQNKKKLLVNIDLVNGIAKDKSFLEFLKTQNLCDGIITTKSNIINIAKKLGFITIQRVFVIDSTSLNSISNLIEKTSPDAYEVLPSCAAKNFIQKFGSRINVIAGGLIEDLEQVNDLIKYGVKAVSTSKNNLWL; this is translated from the coding sequence ATGTCGATAAAATTTAATTCTAAAACGATACCAGGAATAAGAGATATTAATGAGATAAAAAATGCTTGCTATACAAGTTCAGATGTTTTGTTTCTTCTTAGTGGGAATATTAATGATTTGAAAGGTATAAAAGAAATTTGTGAGCAGAATAAAAAGAAGCTTCTTGTAAATATTGATTTGGTAAATGGTATAGCAAAAGATAAAAGCTTTTTAGAGTTTCTAAAAACTCAAAACCTTTGTGACGGGATAATCACTACAAAATCAAATATAATAAACATTGCTAAAAAATTGGGATTCATTACCATACAAAGAGTTTTTGTAATTGATTCTACCTCTTTAAATTCCATAAGTAATCTTATAGAAAAAACATCACCAGACGCTTATGAAGTGCTACCTTCATGTGCAGCTAAAAATTTTATTCAAAAATTTGGTAGTCGGATAAATGTAATTGCTGGAGGCCTTATTGAAGATTTAGAACAAGTTAATGATTTAATTAAATATGGAGTTAAAGCTGTTTCTACAAGTAAAAATAATTTGTGGTTATAA
- a CDS encoding alpha/beta hydrolase family protein translates to MKRSSKLLLAFSIIIVLIAGLLGSMIQSDFYSVDVRDVRIPAKDGQVLSGLLFVPENVSNENPAPAVLTMHGYINSRETQSGFNIEFARRGYVVLSLDMAGHGYSEQIAGDLSRGGSDALRFLHDLDFVDSDNVAVEGHSMGGWSLVRAVNDNPDLVKTVILEGSSPETYGSGEVTATSPFNFAVVFSKYDEFSQLMWGVEVPSDIVKTEKLKKAFGVTEDVVPEELYGSFVNNSARKLYIPSNTHPGDHLSTEAIGNAIEFLQDSIAAPNEIDPENQIWPWKEFATLLGLIGFIIFIFAVSSLILQTKFFGSLIQPLPDFGGAQKWGWWISAIIATAIPAVFFFTFQEWGQANIAVTAFWPQQLTNGFVAWVTFVGLIALGLFIVWHFISGRKQNGNTINYGLSTSTENKKFSWNYIGKSLLFSVIVMFFAHLLVAMTQWAFLIDFRWWVLAVKPLDFTHFRIVLDYIPPFLFFFLINGLILHVQLRYKEKGNNFGSLLKSMLTNGIVNALGIVVIVILQLGSLYMTETLFFPSQSLLGIVAYQFVFITFVTGLFSTYFFRKTGNIYTGAFINAFFVTWYIVAGQATHFVL, encoded by the coding sequence ATGAAAAGAAGTTCCAAATTACTTTTGGCTTTTTCCATCATTATTGTTTTAATTGCTGGGCTATTGGGTAGTATGATTCAGTCTGATTTTTATTCTGTCGATGTGAGGGATGTAAGAATACCCGCTAAGGATGGACAAGTTTTAAGTGGCTTGCTGTTTGTTCCTGAAAATGTGAGTAATGAAAACCCTGCTCCTGCAGTATTAACTATGCATGGGTACATTAACTCAAGAGAAACTCAAAGTGGTTTCAACATTGAATTTGCAAGAAGAGGTTATGTTGTTCTTTCTTTAGATATGGCTGGCCATGGTTATTCAGAACAAATAGCTGGAGATCTTTCCAGAGGTGGTTCTGATGCTTTACGATTTTTACACGATTTGGATTTTGTAGACAGTGATAACGTTGCTGTAGAAGGTCATTCAATGGGTGGGTGGTCATTAGTAAGAGCTGTTAATGACAACCCAGATTTAGTAAAAACAGTTATTTTAGAAGGTTCTTCTCCAGAAACTTACGGTTCTGGTGAAGTTACTGCAACTTCTCCATTTAATTTTGCAGTTGTTTTCAGTAAATATGACGAATTCAGTCAATTGATGTGGGGAGTAGAAGTACCTTCAGATATAGTTAAAACAGAAAAATTAAAAAAAGCTTTTGGGGTTACTGAAGATGTTGTTCCAGAAGAACTATATGGATCTTTTGTAAATAACTCTGCAAGAAAACTATATATCCCATCAAATACTCATCCTGGAGACCATCTATCTACAGAAGCTATTGGTAATGCAATTGAATTTTTACAGGATTCTATAGCTGCTCCAAATGAAATAGACCCTGAAAATCAAATTTGGCCTTGGAAAGAATTTGCAACACTTCTTGGGTTAATTGGTTTTATAATATTCATTTTTGCCGTTTCATCTTTGATTCTTCAAACAAAATTCTTTGGAAGTTTGATTCAACCTTTACCCGATTTTGGTGGAGCTCAAAAATGGGGTTGGTGGATTTCTGCAATTATAGCAACAGCTATTCCAGCAGTCTTCTTCTTTACCTTTCAAGAATGGGGTCAAGCTAATATAGCTGTTACAGCTTTTTGGCCTCAACAATTAACTAATGGTTTTGTTGCTTGGGTAACTTTTGTTGGATTAATTGCATTAGGTCTTTTCATAGTTTGGCACTTTATTTCTGGAAGAAAACAAAATGGCAACACCATTAATTATGGACTTTCGACAAGTACAGAAAACAAAAAATTTAGTTGGAACTATATAGGAAAATCTTTACTATTCTCAGTTATTGTGATGTTCTTTGCTCATCTTTTGGTAGCTATGACACAATGGGCATTTTTAATAGATTTTAGATGGTGGGTATTGGCTGTTAAACCTCTTGACTTTACTCATTTTAGAATAGTTCTCGATTACATACCTCCATTCCTATTCTTCTTCTTGATTAACGGCTTGATATTACACGTTCAATTAAGATATAAAGAAAAAGGAAATAATTTTGGTAGTCTTTTAAAATCTATGCTAACAAACGGTATAGTTAATGCACTTGGTATAGTTGTAATTGTTATTCTTCAATTGGGAAGTCTTTATATGACAGAAACTCTTTTCTTCCCATCACAATCATTATTGGGTATAGTAGCATATCAATTTGTATTTATAACTTTTGTAACTGGATTGTTCTCAACTTATTTCTTTAGAAAAACAGGAAATATATACACAGGTGCTTTTATCAATGCATTTTTTGTAACTTGGTATATTGTTGCTGGACAAGCAACTCATTTTGTATTATAA
- a CDS encoding NAD(P)/FAD-dependent oxidoreductase has product MIAVIGGGIVGTLTALELLKYYEDVALFEKNPATGMETTKANSGIIHAGYDDEPDTFRAQFSYKGNKMYDDLAELLNFKIKRPGSHVVAYNDDEMEQLYHLAENAKANGFEDDEYEIILKDRLLEMEPNLNKDAIGSLWSPIAGIVDPWEIAQRASIAIRRNGGEVFKNKKFVSVDKKNDKFTLHFEDGTEFDADYVINAAGLYADEVAKAFGDTVPEITPVKGEYYLLNKDIKWVNSVIFPLPTEETKGCLVLPTVDGGFLIGPNANETDSKEDYATSEEGLAEIARDAKKLVPNLKINPGTIMKTFAGLRPETEEKDFYIEKGKDNVIHISGTRSPGLTAAPAIAEYVADMFQEKLEKKQRNIELKGLENNLELIKQDYDKWDEMIQKEPDFGEIICYCNKVTKADVLYAIANGAETIDEIRFFTKSGFGECQGGYCSSKIFEILKDKKDGKLKNIKKFTDDSWIIDSEVRK; this is encoded by the coding sequence ATGATAGCTGTAATAGGAGGAGGAATTGTTGGTACTCTAACAGCTTTAGAGCTATTAAAATATTATGAAGATGTAGCTCTTTTTGAAAAAAATCCTGCTACTGGTATGGAAACAACAAAAGCAAATTCGGGAATAATACATGCGGGATATGATGATGAGCCTGATACCTTTAGAGCTCAATTTTCTTACAAAGGAAATAAAATGTATGATGATTTGGCAGAATTGTTGAATTTCAAAATAAAAAGACCAGGTTCTCATGTCGTTGCTTACAATGATGATGAGATGGAACAGCTTTACCATCTCGCAGAAAATGCAAAAGCAAATGGGTTTGAAGATGATGAATACGAGATAATTCTAAAAGATAGACTTTTAGAAATGGAACCAAATCTAAATAAAGATGCGATTGGCTCTCTTTGGTCTCCTATAGCCGGAATTGTAGATCCTTGGGAAATTGCCCAAAGAGCTTCTATTGCCATAAGAAGAAATGGTGGAGAAGTATTTAAAAACAAGAAATTTGTCAGCGTAGATAAGAAAAATGATAAATTCACTCTTCATTTTGAAGATGGTACAGAATTTGATGCTGATTATGTTATAAATGCTGCTGGTCTTTATGCTGACGAAGTAGCGAAAGCTTTTGGAGATACAGTTCCAGAAATTACCCCTGTAAAAGGAGAATATTATCTCCTTAACAAAGACATCAAATGGGTAAACTCAGTTATCTTCCCTCTTCCAACTGAAGAAACAAAAGGTTGTTTGGTATTACCTACAGTTGATGGAGGCTTTTTGATCGGCCCAAACGCAAATGAAACAGATTCAAAAGAAGATTACGCAACAAGCGAAGAAGGACTTGCAGAAATCGCAAGAGATGCAAAAAAATTAGTCCCTAATTTAAAGATAAACCCAGGTACAATCATGAAAACCTTTGCAGGGCTTAGACCAGAAACAGAGGAAAAAGATTTTTATATCGAAAAAGGGAAAGATAATGTCATACATATTTCTGGTACCAGATCTCCTGGTTTAACAGCAGCTCCTGCAATTGCAGAATATGTTGCAGATATGTTTCAAGAAAAACTGGAGAAAAAACAGAGAAATATAGAATTGAAAGGTTTAGAAAACAATCTCGAATTGATTAAACAAGATTATGATAAATGGGATGAAATGATTCAAAAAGAACCCGATTTCGGAGAAATAATCTGTTACTGTAATAAAGTTACCAAGGCAGACGTTCTATATGCAATTGCAAATGGAGCTGAAACTATAGACGAAATAAGATTCTTTACCAAATCTGGCTTTGGTGAATGTCAGGGCGGTTATTGTTCATCAAAAATCTTTGAAATATTAAAAGATAAAAAAGATGGCAAACTCAAAAATATAAAAAAATTCACAGATGACTCATGGATTATAGATTCCGAGGTGAGAAAATGA
- a CDS encoding NAD(P)/FAD-dependent oxidoreductase, translating to MNYKTDIAVIGGGAAGMAAAKKAAENGYKVILIERDNAVGGVLNQCIHNGFGLQYFGEDYTGPEFKEVLEEKVRKNQVKIISNSNVLELFEDKRIKFVNREGIHDIEFKALILTTGARERHINSLGITGDRPAGVFTAGLAQRYINLMNLKPGNKALIVGSGDIGLIMARRLTLEGVEVKGVVEINPYPGGLDRNIQQCLKDFDIPLYLSHSVRKIIGKNRVEKVIVSKVDENFKFTGEEMEFDVDTVVASVGLIPETRPFDIVDTQNGFLVNNLNQTNIDWIFAAGNCTRVFDLVDYVAKEGERAAEYASQYVKNSDEIKKEEFKIIPNENIGVMYPQKIKKDYPVEFYLRVKKPMEKIKIEIPELNYSKVFKEAVPSEMIKIKIKDTSNIEKDVEVNVYEHS from the coding sequence ATGAATTATAAAACAGATATAGCAGTAATTGGCGGCGGAGCAGCTGGAATGGCCGCTGCAAAAAAAGCAGCAGAAAATGGTTACAAAGTGATTTTAATTGAAAGAGACAACGCCGTTGGTGGAGTTTTAAACCAGTGTATCCATAATGGGTTTGGTCTTCAATATTTTGGTGAAGACTATACAGGTCCAGAATTCAAAGAAGTTCTGGAAGAAAAAGTTAGAAAAAATCAAGTAAAAATCATATCAAACTCAAATGTTTTAGAACTCTTTGAAGATAAAAGAATCAAGTTTGTCAATAGAGAAGGCATACATGACATAGAATTCAAGGCATTAATATTAACCACTGGAGCAAGAGAAAGACACATCAACTCTCTCGGAATAACCGGAGACAGACCTGCTGGAGTATTTACAGCGGGACTTGCACAAAGATATATAAACCTCATGAACTTGAAACCTGGAAATAAGGCTTTAATAGTTGGTTCAGGAGATATAGGGCTTATAATGGCAAGAAGATTGACCCTTGAAGGCGTAGAAGTCAAAGGGGTTGTCGAAATTAACCCTTATCCAGGTGGTCTCGATAGAAATATCCAGCAGTGTTTAAAAGATTTTGATATCCCTCTATACCTTTCACACAGTGTTAGAAAAATCATTGGAAAAAACAGAGTTGAAAAGGTTATCGTTTCAAAAGTAGACGAAAATTTCAAATTCACTGGTGAAGAAATGGAATTCGATGTTGACACAGTTGTAGCTTCAGTAGGGCTTATTCCAGAAACAAGACCTTTTGACATTGTAGATACACAAAATGGATTTTTGGTCAATAATTTGAATCAAACTAACATAGACTGGATATTCGCTGCGGGAAACTGTACAAGAGTTTTTGACCTTGTAGATTACGTTGCAAAAGAGGGAGAAAGAGCAGCTGAATATGCAAGCCAATATGTTAAAAATTCTGATGAAATTAAAAAAGAAGAGTTCAAAATAATACCAAACGAAAATATAGGGGTAATGTATCCTCAAAAAATAAAAAAAGATTATCCAGTTGAGTTTTATTTAAGAGTTAAAAAACCTATGGAAAAAATAAAAATAGAAATACCAGAATTAAATTATTCAAAAGTTTTCAAAGAAGCAGTTCCTTCAGAAATGATCAAAATAAAGATAAAAGACACATCTAACATTGAGAAAGATGTGGAGGTGAATGTCTATGAGCACAGTTAA
- a CDS encoding DUF1667 domain-containing protein, translated as MSTVKELTCVVCPVGCKIKITHDGEKIESVEGYRCDRGYNYAVQEIKNPLRTLVTSVKVNNGNYPLASVRSSKEVPLNKINDLMDIIKNTKVDAPVKKGDVIIKNPLDLGADIIATRSVEKI; from the coding sequence ATGAGCACAGTTAAAGAACTCACTTGTGTTGTCTGTCCAGTTGGATGCAAGATAAAAATAACACACGATGGTGAAAAAATAGAAAGCGTAGAAGGCTATAGGTGTGATAGAGGTTATAACTACGCTGTACAAGAAATTAAAAATCCATTGAGAACATTAGTAACCAGTGTAAAAGTAAACAATGGGAACTATCCTCTTGCTTCTGTTAGAAGTTCTAAAGAAGTCCCTCTAAACAAAATAAATGATTTGATGGATATTATAAAAAATACAAAAGTAGACGCTCCTGTTAAAAAAGGTGATGTTATTATTAAAAACCCCCTTGATCTTGGAGCTGATATTATTGCAACCAGAAGCGTGGAAAAAATATAA
- a CDS encoding alkaline phosphatase: protein MKKAFVALLVLLVGLVGLSQAKYVFMFIGDGMSLTQIKSAELYLSEVNNRDVNLLMTQFEGNGITTTHSLDSAITDSAAAGTALATGNKTLSGVINMDETKTKKYKTVAEVAKENGMKVGIISSVSIDHATPASYYAHQPSRNNYYEIGRELVESNFDFFGGGAVKSPDGEKGNFYDYAKENGYKVILTQDEFENYDPNGEKVIIFNEELTGAKAMAYEMDRKNTFSLADITKKGIEALDNENGFFMMVEGGKIDWAGHANDAAANIKDTIAFDNAIKQAYNFYLSHPDETLIIITGDHETGGMTVGFAGTGYSTYLGRIANQKMSFESFDSILSDYKARNASFEEVQKIITENFGITFLSSDEKASLKALADNGSKDAYDKLAMSVNDLEYKKLEQAYNMSWQEKVPNTEYSYLLYGGYEPLTVTITHILNQKAGISWTSYSHTGVPVATFAQGVHSDLFNGFYDNTDIAKKLFEIIG from the coding sequence ATGAAAAAAGCTTTTGTTGCTTTATTGGTATTGTTGGTAGGGTTAGTTGGTTTGTCTCAAGCAAAATACGTTTTCATGTTTATAGGGGATGGTATGTCTTTAACTCAAATAAAATCAGCAGAATTATATTTGAGTGAAGTTAACAACAGAGATGTTAATTTGTTAATGACCCAATTTGAAGGAAATGGAATAACAACAACACATTCACTTGACTCAGCTATTACAGATTCAGCTGCAGCAGGTACTGCTTTAGCTACTGGAAACAAAACTTTGTCTGGTGTTATAAATATGGATGAAACTAAAACTAAAAAATATAAAACAGTTGCGGAAGTTGCAAAAGAAAATGGTATGAAAGTTGGAATTATTTCTTCTGTTTCAATCGATCATGCAACACCAGCTTCTTATTATGCTCATCAACCTTCAAGAAATAATTACTATGAAATTGGAAGAGAGCTTGTAGAAAGTAATTTTGATTTTTTTGGTGGTGGAGCAGTAAAAAGTCCTGACGGTGAAAAAGGGAACTTCTATGATTATGCAAAAGAAAATGGATACAAAGTTATATTGACACAAGATGAATTTGAAAATTACGATCCAAATGGTGAAAAGGTTATTATTTTCAATGAAGAACTAACAGGTGCAAAAGCTATGGCTTATGAAATGGATAGAAAAAATACTTTCTCATTAGCTGACATAACAAAAAAAGGAATTGAAGCTTTAGATAACGAAAATGGCTTTTTTATGATGGTTGAAGGTGGAAAAATTGACTGGGCTGGACATGCTAATGATGCTGCTGCTAATATAAAAGATACAATTGCTTTTGATAACGCAATAAAACAAGCATATAACTTCTATTTATCACACCCAGATGAAACTTTAATAATCATTACAGGTGATCACGAAACTGGTGGTATGACTGTTGGTTTTGCAGGAACTGGTTATTCAACATATTTAGGAAGAATAGCAAATCAAAAAATGTCATTTGAATCTTTTGATTCAATATTATCTGATTACAAAGCAAGAAATGCTTCATTTGAAGAAGTTCAAAAAATAATAACAGAAAATTTTGGTATCACTTTCTTAAGTTCAGATGAAAAAGCTTCTTTAAAAGCGCTTGCTGATAATGGCAGTAAAGATGCTTATGATAAACTTGCAATGTCTGTTAATGATCTTGAATATAAAAAATTAGAACAAGCATATAACATGTCTTGGCAAGAAAAAGTTCCAAACACAGAATATTCTTATTTATTGTACGGTGGATATGAACCATTAACTGTTACTATTACCCATATTCTTAACCAAAAAGCAGGTATATCTTGGACTTCTTATTCTCATACAGGTGTTCCAGTTGCAACATTTGCACAAGGAGTTCATTCAGATTTATTCAACGGATTTTATGACAACACCGATATAGCAAAAAAACTTTTTGAAATTATAGGTTAA
- a CDS encoding YibE/F family protein, which translates to MKFKINSDIIFVLILSIFIITLIILPGMNQKKDYIYYKAEVVETINDEVFQYGLVKQGSQNVSFRILNKDLKGEEFSVYNDLIGKMELDKFVQPGDKVLVERFKNQFNDNFRIVDFYRFNSEILLFSIFAIILILISGWTGLKSLLSFMSTILVIWKIMIPMFLNGGNPVIIAFFIVSLLTFIIIFLVAGFNKKGFVAFIGAISGVLITVVLSLSFAKPFYINGAVKPFSETLLYSGYANLDLNLLFISGIFLASSGAVMDIAMDISASMYEVKMKKDDISTFDLMKSGLNVGRAVIGTMTTTLLLAYSGGFATLLMAFMAQGVNEMALLNINYISSEILNIIVGSFGLVLTAPLTAFLGSIIINHEFIKENKSLKSLFQKEEL; encoded by the coding sequence ATGAAATTTAAAATAAATAGTGATATAATATTTGTTCTAATATTGTCTATTTTTATAATAACTCTTATTATATTGCCAGGAATGAATCAAAAAAAAGATTATATTTATTATAAAGCTGAAGTTGTTGAAACAATTAATGATGAAGTTTTTCAATACGGTTTAGTTAAGCAAGGAAGTCAAAATGTATCTTTTAGAATTTTGAACAAAGATTTAAAAGGTGAAGAATTTTCTGTATATAATGATTTAATAGGAAAGATGGAACTTGATAAATTTGTTCAACCGGGAGATAAAGTACTTGTTGAAAGATTTAAAAATCAATTTAATGATAATTTTAGAATAGTGGATTTTTATAGATTTAATTCTGAAATATTATTATTTTCAATTTTCGCAATTATTTTAATTTTAATTTCTGGATGGACTGGTTTAAAATCATTGCTGTCATTTATGAGTACTATACTTGTAATTTGGAAAATCATGATCCCAATGTTTTTAAACGGAGGAAATCCTGTTATAATAGCTTTTTTCATCGTTTCACTTTTAACATTTATTATTATTTTCTTAGTCGCCGGGTTTAACAAAAAAGGTTTTGTTGCATTTATTGGAGCTATTTCAGGTGTTTTGATAACTGTTGTCTTATCTTTATCCTTTGCAAAACCGTTCTATATAAATGGTGCAGTAAAGCCCTTTTCAGAAACTTTGTTATATTCAGGTTATGCAAATTTAGATTTAAACCTTTTATTCATTAGCGGAATCTTTCTTGCTTCTTCTGGGGCTGTAATGGACATAGCTATGGACATATCTGCATCAATGTATGAGGTTAAAATGAAAAAAGATGATATATCAACTTTTGATTTGATGAAATCTGGATTGAATGTAGGCAGGGCTGTTATAGGGACTATGACTACTACTTTACTTTTAGCTTATTCTGGTGGTTTTGCTACTCTTTTAATGGCTTTTATGGCTCAGGGTGTTAATGAAATGGCTCTTTTAAATATAAATTATATTTCATCAGAAATATTAAATATAATTGTTGGGAGTTTTGGCCTAGTATTAACTGCTCCTTTAACCGCTTTTTTAGGGTCTATAATTATAAACCATGAATTTATTAAAGAGAATAAATCTTTAAAAAGTTTGTTTCAAAAAGAAGAATTATAA